The genomic region AACGCCGCCGCGCTCGGCAACCTTGATGTTATAGCGCCAGGAGCGTTTCATTCCGGCCAGGAGCTTTTGTTCGGGAGGGCGTATATCCAGCAGCCAGCTTCGACGCACATGGGCGGGGATCGGGTTGGTCTGAAAGCCCAGCCCTTTCAGCGCCTCGCGCCAGCCTGGCGTACCCTCTTCTACGTGAGGTTCGATTTTGAGCATGGCGGCGCGCTCGCGGCGGGCGATTCGATGGAGTTCATTGATGATGGCCGACAGGGCGGGCGATGCCGGGTCATCCACGACCGGGCCGCGCAAGACATAGAGCCAGGGCGCCTTCACGTAGGGTATGGTCGCAAACTGGACCTGCGCCGCTGCCACAAGCTGGCCTGCTTCGAGCGCGCCAAGGCGCATGATGCGCCGCCCGTCGCGCTGCATCAGTTCGCCCCATTGATAGGACTGCATCAGATGGCCGGTCTGCGCCTGGGAGACGAAGTTATCCCATTGCGCGCGGTCAGAAATCTCGCGCACTTCCATTGATCTTGCACTTTCTGGTTCCCAGCTTATTCCGGCCTGGCAATGAGGACATCCTCTCCCTCGATTTTGACATCAAAGGTTGTGGCATCCTCGCGTGGAGGACTTTGGAGGACTTCGCCAGTGCGAATATCAAACTGGCCGAAGTGTACGGGGCAGGTAACGGTGTATCCTTCCAATTCCCCATCGCTCAAAGCTCCGCCAACATGGGTACATTCATCGCTAATCGCGTAGAAGGCGCCATTGACGTTTGCCAGGCAGATGAGTTCTCCATCCACTTCTACCAGGGTCATTTCACCAGGAGCCAGGTCTGAGACAGAAGCAACCTTCACATAGTCTGACACGGGGATATATCTCCTCGCCGTTGAGTAACTGGTCTATTGCTGAGGCACTGTGGCGGCTGCGCGCCTTCCAGGGTGGATTATAGCATGAGACTTACCATGACCGCCGCCAGCAACGCAGGGATGTTGCCCCGAACCCTGCCCTGGTACAATACAAGAAACGCCAGGAGTCTCAGGCTCCTGGCAAGCGGTGAAACAGATTGGTTGGAGGTCTTTTGATGGCGTTAGATCGAGCCGAGGCGTTTCGCCTCTTTACCGAGTGGAACCAGAATGAAGGTCTGGTCAAGCATGGCCTGGCGATGGAGGCAGCCTTGCGCGCCTATGCCCGCAAGTTTGGCGAAGATGAGAACAGGTGGGGCATTGCGGGCATGCTGCACGATATTGATTACGAGCGGCACCCGAGCGTGGAGGAGCATGGCAAGGTGGGCGCTGATCTGCTGCGCCAGCAGAACTATCCTGATGATGTGGTCCACGCGGTGCAGGCGCATAACGATTATCATGGGCTGCCGCGCAACGATCTGCTCTCTAAGACGGTCTTTGCCTGCGATGAACTGACCGGCCTGATTACGGCTACGGCGCTGGTGCGGCCCAATAAGAGTATCCTGGGCCTGGAGGCGAGTTCGGTCAAGAAAAAGATGAAGGATAAAGCGTTTGCGCGCGGCGTGAATCGTGAGGAGATCATCAAGGGCGCGGAAGGTCTGGAAGTGGACCTGACCGAGCATATTACGTTTGTGATTCACGCGATGGAGGCCGAGGCGGATGCGCTTGGCCTGCGCGGGACTGACGCCGCGCAATAACGAGCGAAGCAAGGAGCTTTCCAGGTTTCAGAGCAGAAGGCCCCTTGCTTCGCTCCCTCGAATCGAAGCTTGAAGCTTGCGGGCGGATCACCAGATGCCTTTCATGATGCCGCCGTCAACCGGGATGCTGGCGCCGGTGATGTAAGCGGCCTGGCGCGAGGCGAGGAACGCAACCAGAGCCGCCAGTTCTTCCGGTTCGCCCAGGCGTCCCAACGGGATGTCTTTTTCCACCTGCTTGATGGCTTCTTCCAGGGAGATGCCAAGCTGCTGGGCGGTGCGCTCGCGCAGGGAACGCTGGCGGGCGGTCATGATGCTTCCGGTAATGATGTTGTTGATGGTGATGTGATCTGGCCCTAGCTCTCTGGCAAGCGTCTTTGCCAGGCCGATGACCCCAGGGCGGATGCTGTTGGAGAGGATCAGGCCCTCGATAGGCTCGCGCACCGAGGTGGAGACGAGGGTGATGATGCGCCCGCCACCCTGACGGCGCATATGCGGGAGCGCGGCGTTGACGAGCCGGACAACGCTCATCAAATTGAGTTGAAACGCCTGCTCCCACTGCTCTTCGTTCACCGAGGCGAAGGTTCCCGGCGGCGGGCCACCGGCGTTGCAGATGAGAATATCAAGCCGCCCAAACTCACTGGCCGCGCGCTCGACCACCTGGCGAATCTGGTCTGGCCGGGTGACATCCGCCTGGATGGCGAGTGCCTGGACGCCACGAGCCCGCGCGGCTGCGGCGGTTTCGTTCAGCGCGTCCAGATCGCGGGCAAAGACGGCGACGTTGACACCCTCAGCCGCCAGGGCCAGCGCGCAGGCGCGCCCCAGTCCTTTACTGGCAGCGGCAATGACCGCTCCCTGGCCTTTGATACCAAAATCCATCGCCATGCTCCTTCTGTTGTATTTTTTTTGCTGCGCTACGCAAGGAACGCTATTTTGAGCGCCCCTGCGGCAATACTCGCCCATGCCTGGCTGCAACTTCAGCCGCCATATCAAGCACCTGCTCTGCGTTCTCCAGAGCCTCGCGCCGGGTCGCTCCATGCGTGCGCAGGGTGGGAAAGTCGGGAAACGAAGCAATATACGCCTGGTCCTCATCAGACCACGCAATCACAACGGCATAGCGCTGCACAGCGAGTGGCGCATTCATAGTTTTTTCTTCCCTTTCTGTTTCCGCTTGAGCGCCGCCAGCGCGTCACGCACATCTCTCACTTGATACGGCCTGGCATCATCGCCGTCTTGTCCAGCCAGGTTGACCGGGAACTCTGGCACATCGGGATGCTCCCACCATGTATGGCTACCCTTCCCCCGCCTGGCCTCTTCCTGAAAGCCAGCCTTCTGTAGTTCAGCGCGCAACTGGCGTACTTTCGGCGGCATTCCCTTCTCTCCCATCCTAACATATTCTGCCCCGCGCCGTACATACGATAAAAGCTCTCACTGAGGTATGACCAGGATTCGCATTTACGGTACACCGCCTGTCAAGCTTCTCTCTGGCTAACAATTTATCTTCGCGCTTTCTCCTCGCTCCAAAGGTTTAGAAATCGGACCAAAAATATCTTGACTTGTTTGTTTTTTGGGAGTATCCTTGCTATAGGCTGGCAGTCTGATAAGCGCAAAGCCGCATATCGCATGGAGCCAGCATCTTGAGCAACTCGGAGCGTGTGCGCCGCCCGTCCCAGTCGTTTCACCCTTCGCCTCCGGCGCCACCCAGGCAGCGCCGGAGGCTGCTCCCTGTTCTCAGCGTAGTGGTTGTGGTGGTAGTGGTGGTCGCTCTGGGTGTCGCGCTCTTGAAAAGCGGGCTGTTTTCTCAGCCGGAGACAGGCCAGGCCCCTGTCGCGGCTTCTACCGCTGCCGCTTCCCCTCAGCCAACTGACGCCCCTCTTCAAGCGTCGGCCTATGTGGCAACGTTTGGTGATTCGCTCTACGGCATTTCTATGACTTCAGCCAGCGATGGCTGGGCGGTTGGCAGTGATCGCGGGATACCCCTGATCTTGCGCTACACGGGCCATCGTTGGGAACGCATCACGAACGCGATTGGCGGCGGCTTTCAGGCGAAGGATGTGACGCTGACCCAGGTGGCGATGCTTTCAGCGACGAATGGCTGGGCGGTTGGCAGCTACCACGACGCCGCTAACACCCTCTTCGGCCTGATTCTGCGCTATAACGGGAGCCGCTGGATGCCGCAGATGTCGCTGCCCAGGGTGAATCTGAACGGGCTGGCGATGCTTTCGGCCAGTGACGGCTGGGCGGTTGGAGGGGATGACCATCAGCAAGGGGTCTTGCTGCATTATACAGGCGCCACCTGGCAGGTGATTCCCCTGGCGACGATGACGTTGAATCAGGTGGTCATGACTGCGCCAACAGATGGCTGGATCGTTGGGCAGTCAGAGGACAGCGGCTTTGGCGCCTGGCATTACGATGGGAAGACCTGGACCCAGGTAAGGATTCCTGGAGTGGATATTAGCCACATAGCCATGACTTCGGCCAACGATGGCTGGGCGGTTGGCTTCAAGCGTCCTGCTGGAGCAGGGAACGCGCTCATTGCCGATGGGTCATATGGCGGCGATACGGTCTTTGCGCACTATGATGGGAAGACCTGGACAGCCATGCAAACCTTCACGACACCGATGAATGTAAAGAGCCTTGCGCTGGATGCGCCTGACGATGGCTGGGCGTTTGGCT from Ktedonobacterales bacterium harbors:
- a CDS encoding non-heme iron oxygenase ferredoxin subunit, which translates into the protein MSDYVKVASVSDLAPGEMTLVEVDGELICLANVNGAFYAISDECTHVGGALSDGELEGYTVTCPVHFGQFDIRTGEVLQSPPREDATTFDVKIEGEDVLIARPE
- a CDS encoding HD domain-containing protein, giving the protein MALDRAEAFRLFTEWNQNEGLVKHGLAMEAALRAYARKFGEDENRWGIAGMLHDIDYERHPSVEEHGKVGADLLRQQNYPDDVVHAVQAHNDYHGLPRNDLLSKTVFACDELTGLITATALVRPNKSILGLEASSVKKKMKDKAFARGVNREEIIKGAEGLEVDLTEHITFVIHAMEAEADALGLRGTDAAQ
- a CDS encoding SDR family oxidoreductase, which gives rise to MDFGIKGQGAVIAAASKGLGRACALALAAEGVNVAVFARDLDALNETAAAARARGVQALAIQADVTRPDQIRQVVERAASEFGRLDILICNAGGPPPGTFASVNEEQWEQAFQLNLMSVVRLVNAALPHMRRQGGGRIITLVSTSVREPIEGLILSNSIRPGVIGLAKTLARELGPDHITINNIITGSIMTARQRSLRERTAQQLGISLEEAIKQVEKDIPLGRLGEPEELAALVAFLASRQAAYITGASIPVDGGIMKGIW
- a CDS encoding type II toxin-antitoxin system HicB family antitoxin; translated protein: MNAPLAVQRYAVVIAWSDEDQAYIASFPDFPTLRTHGATRREALENAEQVLDMAAEVAARHGRVLPQGRSK
- a CDS encoding type II toxin-antitoxin system HicA family toxin encodes the protein MPPKVRQLRAELQKAGFQEEARRGKGSHTWWEHPDVPEFPVNLAGQDGDDARPYQVRDVRDALAALKRKQKGKKKL